One part of the Acuticoccus sediminis genome encodes these proteins:
- a CDS encoding Dps family protein: MSTPQQRRTAPLTTPSSFSADATRDLQGALNALLADIFALALKTKNFHWHVSGPHFRDYHLLFDDQAGQLFATTDAIAERVRKLGGTTLRSIGHIGRLQRIQDNDADYVTPLDMLAELKEDNSELIARMRAVHDLCDEHSDVATASLLENYIDEAEGRVWFLFEASRRSNET; the protein is encoded by the coding sequence ATGAGCACCCCGCAGCAGCGGCGTACCGCCCCGCTGACGACGCCGTCCAGCTTCTCCGCCGACGCGACGCGAGACCTCCAGGGCGCGCTCAATGCGCTTCTTGCCGACATCTTCGCGCTCGCCCTCAAGACGAAGAACTTTCACTGGCACGTCTCCGGTCCGCATTTCCGCGACTATCACCTCCTGTTCGACGATCAGGCCGGTCAGCTCTTCGCCACGACCGACGCGATCGCCGAGCGGGTGCGCAAGCTGGGCGGCACGACGCTTCGCTCGATCGGTCATATCGGCCGTCTCCAGCGGATCCAGGACAACGATGCGGACTACGTCACGCCGCTCGACATGCTGGCCGAGCTGAAGGAGGACAACTCCGAGCTGATCGCCCGGATGCGCGCGGTGCATGACCTCTGCGACGAGCACAGCGACGTCGCCACCGCCAGCCTCCTCGAAAACTACATCGACGAGGCCGAGGGCCGCGTCTGGTTCCTGTTCGAAGCCTCCCGCCGCAGCAACGAGACCTGA
- a CDS encoding ABC transporter ATP-binding protein, with protein MTLEARDVDVVRGGRAVLSGVNLTLRPGEFVGLIGPNGAGKSSLVEVLAGLARPARGVVAIDGRPLCALRPRMLARTVAYLAQGATIDWPIRVAEVVALGRLPHGERAGAVSAAVDRAMAAADVLALAGRRADALSGGERMRVLLARALAVEAPFLFADEPLTALDPFHQLHAMELLRRTARGGAAVTVVLHDLALATRFCDRVVLLSDGGVAADGPPETVLTDARIAAAYGVSVVRGAVGDERYILPWAPTPTPTTGKG; from the coding sequence ATGACGCTCGAAGCGCGGGACGTCGACGTCGTCAGGGGTGGACGCGCGGTCCTCTCCGGCGTGAACCTCACCCTCCGGCCGGGCGAATTCGTCGGGCTGATCGGCCCGAATGGCGCCGGCAAGTCCTCCCTCGTGGAGGTGCTGGCCGGTCTCGCCCGGCCGGCCCGGGGCGTGGTCGCGATCGACGGGCGCCCGCTGTGTGCGCTGCGGCCGCGCATGCTGGCGCGCACCGTCGCCTACCTTGCCCAGGGCGCGACGATCGACTGGCCGATCCGTGTGGCCGAGGTGGTCGCCCTCGGCCGCCTGCCGCATGGCGAACGGGCCGGGGCGGTGAGCGCTGCCGTCGATCGGGCGATGGCGGCGGCGGACGTCCTCGCCCTCGCCGGGCGGCGGGCCGACGCGCTATCGGGCGGCGAACGCATGCGGGTGCTGCTGGCGCGGGCGCTGGCGGTGGAGGCGCCGTTCCTCTTCGCCGACGAGCCGCTCACCGCGCTCGACCCGTTCCACCAGCTTCACGCCATGGAACTGCTGCGCCGGACGGCGCGCGGCGGCGCCGCCGTCACCGTCGTCCTGCACGACCTCGCCCTCGCCACCCGCTTCTGCGACCGCGTCGTCCTGCTGTCGGACGGCGGCGTCGCCGCCGACGGCCCGCCGGAGACGGTGCTGACCGACGCGCGGATCGCCGCCGCCTATGGCGTCAGCGTCGTGCGCGGCGCGGTCGGCGACGAGCGCTACATCCTGCCCTGGGCGCCGACGCCGACGCCGACGACCGGCAAAGGCTGA
- a CDS encoding FecCD family ABC transporter permease produces MTGRGLLAGLAGLTLALAALSTAVGYASLDIGAAFGDWFAGRESLGRIVLVELRLPRAVMGVLVGFSLGIVGAAMQGLLRNPLADPGIIGVSAAAALGAVATFYSGLAATFALALPLGGIGGAFLGTLAIYALAGRRTGTTGLILAGVALSSLCGALTSLALNLSPNPYAALEIIYWLMGSLADRSWQHVALAAPLMAAGWFVTMRAASGLDALTLGEATAESLGFRMRSLRLKVIAGAALAVGSAVAVSGAIGFVGLVAPHVMRPLVGHRPGRLLLVSGLAGAALTVGADIAVRLLPMRPELKLGVVTALIGAPFLLALILRLRRPA; encoded by the coding sequence ATGACGGGGAGGGGCCTCCTCGCCGGGCTGGCCGGCCTGACGCTGGCGCTCGCCGCGCTCTCCACGGCGGTGGGCTATGCCTCGCTCGATATCGGGGCGGCGTTCGGCGACTGGTTCGCCGGGCGGGAGAGCCTCGGCCGGATCGTCCTCGTCGAGCTGCGCCTGCCGCGCGCGGTGATGGGCGTTCTGGTCGGCTTCAGCCTCGGCATCGTCGGTGCGGCGATGCAGGGGCTGCTGCGCAACCCGCTCGCCGATCCCGGTATCATCGGCGTCTCGGCCGCCGCGGCACTCGGGGCCGTGGCGACGTTCTACTCCGGACTCGCGGCCACCTTCGCGCTGGCGCTCCCGCTGGGCGGCATCGGCGGCGCCTTTCTCGGCACGCTCGCCATCTACGCCCTCGCCGGGCGGCGGACCGGGACCACCGGGCTGATCCTGGCCGGCGTCGCGCTGTCCAGCCTCTGCGGCGCGCTGACCTCGCTGGCGCTCAACCTGTCGCCCAATCCCTACGCAGCGCTCGAAATCATCTACTGGCTGATGGGTTCGCTCGCGGACCGGAGCTGGCAGCATGTCGCGCTAGCGGCTCCGCTGATGGCGGCCGGCTGGTTCGTGACGATGCGCGCCGCCTCCGGGCTCGACGCGCTCACCCTCGGTGAGGCGACGGCCGAGAGCCTCGGCTTTCGGATGCGGTCGCTGCGGCTCAAGGTCATCGCCGGCGCGGCGCTGGCCGTGGGGAGCGCGGTGGCGGTCTCCGGCGCCATCGGCTTCGTCGGGCTGGTGGCGCCGCACGTGATGCGGCCGCTGGTGGGGCATCGTCCGGGCCGGCTCCTCCTCGTCAGCGGCCTCGCAGGCGCCGCGCTCACCGTGGGGGCCGACATCGCCGTGCGCCTCCTCCCGATGCGTCCGGAGCTGAAGCTCGGCGTGGTGACGGCGCTCATCGGCGCGCCGTTCCTGCTGGCCCTCATCCTGCGCCTCCGGAGACCGGCATGA
- a CDS encoding ABC transporter substrate-binding protein → MRRPLAIAVLCALALPHGARSDEAVDAAEGGRRIVSLNLCADELLMRLVPDEVASVTWFGKDHAASTVAAKAAAIPANHGLAEEAVAFDPDLVVAGRYTAQAAVSFLERIGVDVFVMDVPATLDEARRSILDLADRLGVPERGAALVGEMDEAMAPLQADIGRPRALVLNPNGFTAGAHSIAGELIARAGLDNSAQDLGVSGYGAVPLETVILGDVDVLIVDAEPEALPSLATDILRHPALRDMQRRIVTARVPARLWTCAGPQMGDVVTILAEAARRARAMRAVR, encoded by the coding sequence ATGCGCCGCCCGCTCGCCATCGCCGTCCTCTGCGCCCTGGCGCTGCCCCACGGGGCGCGGTCCGACGAGGCGGTGGACGCGGCGGAGGGCGGGCGCCGGATCGTGTCGCTGAACCTTTGCGCCGACGAGCTGCTGATGCGACTGGTGCCGGACGAGGTCGCCTCGGTCACATGGTTCGGGAAGGACCACGCCGCTTCCACTGTCGCCGCGAAGGCGGCCGCGATCCCCGCCAACCACGGCCTCGCGGAGGAGGCGGTCGCCTTCGACCCGGACCTCGTCGTCGCCGGGCGCTACACCGCGCAGGCGGCGGTGTCGTTCCTGGAGCGCATCGGCGTCGACGTCTTCGTCATGGACGTGCCGGCGACGCTCGACGAGGCGCGCCGGTCGATCCTCGACCTCGCCGACCGCCTCGGCGTGCCGGAGCGCGGGGCGGCGCTGGTCGGCGAGATGGACGAGGCCATGGCGCCGCTCCAGGCGGATATCGGGCGCCCCCGCGCCCTGGTCCTCAACCCGAACGGCTTCACCGCCGGCGCGCACTCCATCGCCGGAGAGCTCATCGCCCGCGCCGGCCTCGACAACTCCGCGCAGGACCTCGGCGTCTCCGGTTACGGCGCGGTGCCGCTGGAGACGGTCATCCTCGGCGACGTCGACGTCCTCATCGTGGACGCCGAGCCCGAGGCGCTGCCGTCCCTCGCGACCGACATCCTGCGCCATCCGGCGCTGCGCGACATGCAGCGGCGGATCGTGACGGCGAGGGTCCCCGCGCGCCTCTGGACCTGCGCCGGCCCGCAGATGGGGGACGTGGTGACGATCCTCGCCGAGGCGGCCCGCCGCGCGCGGGCCATGAGGGCGGTCCGATGA
- a CDS encoding TonB-dependent receptor plug domain-containing protein: MRQPVFGCSSRFALPLACAAALAAIPAHAPAYAQDGTSGVISLEEIVVTSNLTPTAERAVGSAVTIIDETELEDRKVRVVADVLRTVPGVTVNRTGVVGNQTQLRIRGAESNQTLVMIDGIEVNDPSGGSEFDFAHLLTQGVARIEVLRGPQSALYGSDAIGGVVNIVTRRADGTPTASGFFEGGTRATASGGLSAGGSVGKFDYFASFGGLRTEGFSSAAEWKGNHEKDGYENVTAFGKIGFQPIEALRFDAVGRLTSYSAESDDFIGGIGPVDGDGSSEGLQLFGRAQARLDLWDGRWRHTAGVARSRFDNDYLDGGIVTSSYLGTRTKFDYQSDLSLETPAASATHDLTFRLEHQIDAAEVDGYSTFDRSVGETSVVGQYRLGVWDRLFLTGSLRHDVNELFDDATTYRLTAAYNIDETGTKLRASYGTGVKNPTLFELYGYTDTYHGNPDLKPEEAAGWDVGIDQWLWRERLMVQATYFNQRITDLIQGSGETSVNVAGTSEIHGVELAVAATPVEGLTLRGSYTYTDGEDARGVRLTRRPMHQASLDANYRFWQERANVNIELLYTGEQTDLFYNADYSTRVVDLDPYVVVNAAASWDINENAQVYGRVENLFNTRYEQAYGYGSPGFSAVAGLRLSF, encoded by the coding sequence ATGCGCCAACCCGTCTTCGGTTGTTCCAGCCGATTCGCTCTCCCGCTTGCCTGCGCCGCCGCGCTCGCCGCCATCCCGGCCCATGCCCCCGCTTATGCTCAGGACGGAACGTCCGGCGTGATCTCCCTCGAGGAGATCGTCGTGACGTCGAACCTCACCCCGACCGCCGAGCGCGCCGTCGGCAGCGCCGTCACCATCATCGACGAGACGGAGCTGGAGGACCGCAAGGTCCGCGTCGTCGCCGACGTCCTGCGCACGGTCCCGGGCGTTACCGTCAACCGCACCGGCGTCGTCGGCAACCAGACGCAGCTCAGGATCCGCGGCGCGGAGAGCAACCAGACCCTCGTCATGATCGACGGCATCGAGGTCAACGATCCGTCGGGCGGGTCGGAGTTCGATTTCGCGCACCTCCTCACGCAGGGCGTCGCCCGCATCGAGGTCCTGCGCGGTCCGCAAAGCGCGCTCTACGGGTCGGACGCCATCGGCGGCGTCGTCAACATCGTCACCCGGCGCGCCGACGGGACCCCGACGGCATCCGGCTTCTTCGAGGGGGGGACGCGCGCAACCGCCTCCGGCGGGCTCTCGGCCGGCGGCAGCGTCGGCAAGTTCGACTACTTCGCCTCGTTCGGCGGGCTCCGCACGGAGGGCTTCTCCAGCGCCGCCGAGTGGAAAGGCAACCACGAGAAGGACGGCTACGAGAACGTCACCGCCTTCGGCAAGATCGGCTTCCAGCCCATCGAGGCGCTGCGGTTCGACGCCGTCGGCAGGCTCACCTCCTACAGCGCCGAGAGCGACGACTTCATCGGCGGGATCGGCCCGGTGGACGGGGACGGAAGCTCGGAGGGCCTGCAGCTCTTCGGCCGCGCCCAGGCCCGGCTCGACCTCTGGGACGGACGCTGGCGCCACACCGCGGGCGTCGCCCGCTCCCGGTTCGACAACGACTATCTGGACGGCGGCATCGTCACGAGTTCCTACCTCGGCACCCGCACCAAGTTCGACTACCAGTCGGACCTCTCGCTCGAGACGCCGGCCGCGTCGGCCACGCACGATCTCACGTTCCGCCTGGAGCACCAGATCGACGCGGCGGAGGTGGACGGCTACTCCACGTTCGACCGGTCCGTCGGCGAGACGAGCGTGGTAGGCCAGTACCGCCTCGGCGTCTGGGACCGGCTGTTCCTGACCGGGAGCCTGCGCCACGACGTCAACGAGCTGTTCGACGACGCCACCACCTACCGCCTCACCGCCGCCTACAACATAGACGAGACCGGCACGAAACTGCGGGCGAGCTACGGCACCGGCGTCAAGAACCCGACGCTCTTCGAGCTCTACGGCTACACCGATACCTACCACGGCAACCCCGACCTGAAGCCGGAGGAGGCGGCCGGCTGGGACGTCGGCATCGACCAGTGGCTCTGGCGCGAGCGGCTGATGGTCCAGGCGACCTACTTCAACCAGCGCATCACCGACCTCATCCAGGGGAGCGGCGAGACGTCGGTGAACGTCGCCGGCACCTCCGAGATCCACGGCGTGGAGCTCGCGGTCGCCGCGACGCCCGTCGAGGGACTCACGCTCCGGGGGAGCTACACCTACACCGACGGCGAGGACGCGCGCGGTGTGCGCCTGACGCGCCGGCCGATGCATCAGGCGAGCCTCGACGCGAACTACCGCTTCTGGCAGGAGCGGGCGAACGTGAACATCGAGCTTCTCTACACCGGTGAGCAGACGGACCTGTTCTACAATGCCGATTACTCGACGCGGGTCGTCGACCTCGACCCCTATGTCGTCGTCAACGCGGCCGCGTCGTGGGACATCAACGAGAACGCGCAGGTCTATGGCCGTGTCGAGAACCTCTTCAACACCCGCTACGAGCAGGCATACGGCTACGGCAGCCCCGGCTTCAGCGCCGTCGCCGGCCTGAGGCTCTCGTTCTGA
- a CDS encoding DUF1775 domain-containing protein, translating to MSNTRILGGATALAALLATTLPALSHATFEIGEAPANSTYKAVLRVPHGCDGQPTNTVSVRIPEGFIDVKPMPKAGWTLSTKTSDYARTYDLWGSDVSSGVTEVVWSGGDLPDEYYDEFVFRGRITGFEAGTVLPFKVVQECPDGQVAWVNVAAPGEDAHDIDHPAPTVTIAASDAPAPAHGHGQGHAHGEQAAAVPATLDIETVWMRQPPPGASVAGGYLTVTNTGDTDDTLLGGTIGFARTVEVHEMAVTNGVMTMQEVEGGLVIPAGETVTLAPGGYHLMMLGLSGAPKAGETVPITLRFEHAGPVELMMEVAPIGATKPAGGGHGGMNHGEMKHGEMKHGGMDHEGMNHTAK from the coding sequence ATGTCCAACACCCGCATTCTGGGCGGGGCGACGGCGCTCGCCGCGCTCCTCGCCACGACACTGCCTGCGCTCTCCCACGCCACGTTCGAGATCGGCGAAGCGCCGGCCAACTCGACCTACAAGGCGGTCCTGCGTGTTCCGCACGGCTGCGACGGCCAGCCCACCAACACCGTCTCCGTCCGCATCCCGGAGGGCTTCATCGACGTGAAGCCGATGCCGAAGGCCGGCTGGACGCTGTCGACGAAGACGTCCGACTACGCCAGAACCTACGATCTGTGGGGCAGCGACGTCTCGTCGGGCGTCACCGAAGTGGTGTGGAGCGGCGGCGATCTGCCGGACGAGTACTACGACGAGTTCGTCTTCCGCGGCCGCATCACGGGCTTCGAGGCCGGTACCGTGCTGCCCTTCAAGGTCGTGCAGGAGTGCCCCGACGGGCAGGTCGCCTGGGTCAACGTCGCCGCGCCGGGCGAGGACGCGCACGACATCGACCACCCCGCGCCGACGGTCACCATCGCGGCGTCCGACGCGCCCGCGCCCGCGCACGGCCATGGTCAGGGTCATGCTCACGGCGAGCAGGCGGCGGCCGTGCCCGCGACGCTCGACATCGAGACCGTATGGATGCGCCAGCCGCCTCCGGGGGCGTCGGTCGCCGGCGGCTACCTCACCGTGACCAACACCGGCGACACCGACGACACGCTCCTCGGCGGAACCATCGGCTTCGCCAGGACCGTCGAGGTGCACGAGATGGCGGTCACCAACGGGGTGATGACGATGCAGGAGGTCGAAGGCGGCCTCGTCATACCGGCAGGCGAGACCGTGACGCTGGCGCCGGGCGGCTACCACCTCATGATGCTGGGCCTCTCCGGTGCGCCCAAGGCCGGCGAAACGGTGCCGATCACGCTCCGGTTCGAGCATGCCGGCCCCGTGGAGCTCATGATGGAGGTCGCACCCATCGGCGCCACCAAGCCGGCCGGCGGCGGTCACGGCGGCATGAACCACGGTGAAATGAAGCACGGTGAAATGAAGCACGGCGGAATGGATCATGAGGGGATGAACCACACCGCCAAATAG
- a CDS encoding DUF2946 family protein, with amino-acid sequence MSVPAAFRALRRPLVTLCAVLLFANVWIPAFSVGVLSPGLICHGAGPVTPDAGGKTTGPRFQSCCFSAVVALMPEAVPTLTVRAAPGTQQPSRLVAAVTGPAAPHAFRIRAPPIS; translated from the coding sequence ATGTCGGTCCCGGCGGCGTTTCGGGCGCTTCGGCGGCCGCTCGTCACGCTCTGCGCCGTCCTGCTGTTCGCGAACGTGTGGATCCCGGCCTTCAGCGTCGGGGTGCTGTCGCCGGGGCTGATCTGTCACGGCGCCGGCCCCGTCACGCCGGATGCCGGCGGCAAGACCACCGGTCCCCGGTTCCAGAGCTGCTGCTTCTCCGCCGTCGTCGCCTTGATGCCGGAGGCGGTGCCGACGCTGACCGTCCGCGCCGCTCCCGGCACGCAGCAGCCGTCACGCCTCGTCGCCGCGGTCACGGGACCGGCCGCGCCGCATGCCTTCCGCATCCGGGCTCCACCGATCTCCTGA
- a CDS encoding helix-turn-helix transcriptional regulator: MNVIPFPQKADFVAVAVPGYDGLDDGTGARGATGLAPGTPGRCGSIVARLMRGLLQCDAASARRLIATGLFAYGGPDGVRPVGAAVERRLADLAESQARGVRCNVVIGDVQAMLVVETFPDPDGAERHGLIVRPLVPAPWTTAALMDTFSVTQREADIALGLLAGLSINAIAKRFALRSTTVRQYLKSIYLKTGTSSQAQLVALLNGAFADARTGEWPVREDDLSETGR, from the coding sequence ATGAACGTGATCCCCTTTCCCCAGAAGGCAGACTTCGTCGCCGTCGCAGTCCCCGGATATGATGGTCTCGACGACGGGACCGGCGCGCGCGGCGCCACCGGGCTCGCCCCGGGCACACCGGGCCGATGCGGGTCCATCGTGGCCCGTCTGATGCGCGGCCTGCTGCAGTGCGACGCGGCGTCGGCACGGCGCCTGATCGCCACCGGCCTCTTCGCCTACGGCGGTCCGGACGGCGTGCGGCCGGTCGGCGCGGCCGTCGAGCGGCGCCTCGCGGATCTGGCCGAGTCGCAGGCGCGGGGCGTGCGCTGCAACGTCGTGATCGGCGACGTGCAGGCGATGCTGGTGGTCGAGACCTTTCCCGACCCGGACGGAGCGGAACGGCACGGCCTCATCGTCCGCCCGCTCGTCCCGGCGCCGTGGACCACGGCGGCGCTGATGGACACCTTCTCGGTCACGCAGCGGGAGGCGGACATCGCCCTCGGCCTCCTCGCCGGCCTGTCGATCAACGCCATCGCGAAACGGTTCGCGCTGCGCTCGACCACGGTACGCCAGTACCTGAAGTCGATCTACCTGAAGACCGGAACATCGAGCCAGGCGCAGCTCGTCGCCCTCCTGAACGGCGCGTTCGCGGACGCGCGGACCGGCGAATGGCCGGTGCGCGAGGACGATCTCTCGGAGACCGGCCGGTGA
- a CDS encoding LysR substrate-binding domain-containing protein codes for MNFAQIRAFYYVFREGGVGRAAHMLNVSQPTISQHLKALEAEADVRLFERRGRGLVLTADGAQVFAAVERMMRAAADVEDALANEGSLDGGHLRVVSDSPPLSVRLLKRFRDRHRNVAVSITVASKATIMARLEDGEADVGITVEPTLGVDFIGLPLQSEGLALCVWRDHPLTRMRHVGVGVLEDEVLLMREASSRTRGLVEQALAQLGISPRETVEIGDREALREAVAAKIGVTAFAMSECPPDPRLHYLPIHQAEMSLVLHEHLVFRKRIRARPEVAAFIEIAREYGAAGMARDGRVLPRRTGRGQEPGNAS; via the coding sequence ATGAATTTCGCGCAGATCCGCGCCTTCTATTACGTCTTTCGGGAAGGCGGGGTCGGTCGCGCGGCGCACATGCTGAACGTTTCGCAGCCCACGATTTCGCAGCATCTGAAGGCGCTGGAGGCGGAAGCCGACGTGCGCCTCTTCGAGCGGCGCGGGCGCGGTCTGGTGTTGACTGCCGATGGCGCGCAGGTCTTCGCCGCGGTGGAGCGGATGATGCGCGCGGCCGCCGACGTGGAGGACGCGCTCGCGAACGAAGGGAGCCTCGACGGCGGGCATCTGCGCGTCGTCTCCGACTCGCCGCCGCTCTCGGTCCGGCTCCTCAAGCGCTTCCGGGATCGTCATCGAAATGTCGCCGTGTCGATCACCGTCGCGTCGAAGGCGACCATCATGGCCCGCCTCGAGGATGGCGAGGCGGATGTCGGCATCACCGTCGAGCCGACCCTCGGCGTCGACTTCATCGGCCTGCCGCTTCAGAGCGAGGGTCTTGCCCTCTGCGTCTGGCGCGACCACCCGCTGACGCGGATGCGCCACGTCGGCGTCGGCGTGCTGGAAGACGAGGTGCTGCTCATGCGTGAGGCGAGCTCGCGCACCCGCGGCCTCGTGGAGCAGGCGCTGGCGCAGCTCGGCATCAGTCCGCGCGAGACCGTCGAGATCGGCGACCGCGAGGCGCTGCGCGAGGCGGTGGCGGCCAAGATCGGCGTGACGGCATTTGCCATGTCGGAGTGTCCGCCGGACCCGCGGCTGCACTACCTGCCGATCCATCAGGCGGAGATGAGCCTCGTCCTCCACGAGCACCTCGTGTTCCGCAAGCGCATCCGGGCGCGGCCGGAGGTCGCCGCGTTCATCGAGATCGCGCGCGAGTACGGCGCGGCGGGGATGGCCCGGGACGGACGCGTCCTGCCACGCCGGACGGGGCGCGGGCAGGAGCCGGGCAACGCGTCCTAG